From Piscinibacter gummiphilus:
CCACTGTGCGGCACCAGCAACTGCAACTCAGCGACCGACGGCATGCGGTCGACAGGGCAGCGCATGTAGCGCACTCGGCATGTCGACAAAACTGCCTGCTTGACCTGCTGCGCGCGGTGCGAATGACCTCGCTCGACGTCGAGGTCCACCGCGGCGAGCACGCGCCCGTTGGCGCTGCACACGGCAAAGGTGACATGGGTCGTGCCCAGCAGCTCATACCAGTAGCGCACCTCGCTCGGGTCGGTCGGCTGGCAGAAGCGCACCAGCGGCAGCTTCGACAGGATGATGTGGTGCGGCAGGGCTTCGCGCAGCAAGCGGTAGATGCGCCGCTCGTCGGTGCTGAAGACGGGGCGGCCGGTCAAGGCCCACTCCAGCGGCAGAGGTTTCGGCCGTGGCTTTCGGCCGCGTAGCACGATGACGATCAGGGCCAGGACAAGCAGCGCGGCGATGGCGCCGAGTGCAAGAGCCCAATAGGTGTTAGGGAGATTCAGCATGAGTGTTCAGGTCATGCTAACCGTGGCCCCTGAGGCCTCCCATCCCCGACATGGGTGTGGGAAAATGCCGCAAACCCAGCAATGGCGCGGCTTGGCGGCCGATTCGTTCAAGACTATTCCGATGCCGTTCGGTCGGTCTCCACCGTGTGAGTCTTGACTTCCGGCGCCCCCTTCAGCCAAGTGCTGAGGCGCTGGGCGTGCAATTTAAGTTGGTAGTCGAATTCCGCGACCTGGTGGCCGACGAGTTCACCAACCTGCGAGGAGATGCTGTCGGGCGGCAGCTTCAACCACGCTTCCGATTCGGAGCCGTCGCGCTCCACGCTCGCGCCTGCGTTGCGCGCAATCTTCAGCATGGCGGCGTTTTCGCTCAGCGCGTGGATGAAGAGACGTTCGCAACCGCGATTGCGGGCATGCAACACCGCGTGCTCGAACAGGCGGGCCCCGTAGCCCCGGCCGCGGGCACGACCGATGACCGAAACCCCGAATTCAGCCGTGGCCGGTGCTTCGGGCTGCGTGGGCACCGGCAGGTACGCCAGATGCGCCATGGCGATGAGTTCGAGGCGGCGATTGAAGATGCCAAACACCTCGTCGCGCTCGAAGTCGATCGACTCCACGTAGCGCTGCACCTGCTCATCAGTCGCGGGGTAGCCAAACCGGAGATAGCGATCACTCTCGCTAAGACCAATAATATGGGTCGCAATGCGTGTGCGGTGGCGTTCCGCCAGGGAGCGGATCGGGACCCAGGACAGGCGTTCTGGGGCCGGCTTGGGAGCCGTGTGAAGTTTGGAGGTGGTGCTGGAGACCATGCAGACCTCGTATTGGTGGAAACCCTAATTCTACCGACTTCGGTTGGGGACACGGTTGCGATGGTGCTACCGAGGCCGCCCTGGTTCGGATACACTAGAAAGCTTTCCCGCTCGGCTCCGGGGAAGAACCATGCCGTCGATCGTTTGAGAGGTTGCCTCGATAAGCAGCACCGAGAACACCGACGGCTCGACATTGAGCCACATCCCGCCTCGCCCCACCAGGGCGGGCACATCGAAAGATCCTCATGAAGACCTTCAGCGCCAAGCCGGCCGAAGTGACGCACGAGTGGTTTGTGATTGACGCCACCGACAAGGTGCTCGGACGTGTTGCCAGCGAAGTGGCACTCCGTTTGCGCGGCAAGCACAAGGCCATTTACACGCCTCACGTCGACACCGGCGATTTCATCGTCGTCGTCAATGCAGACAAGCTCCGTGTGACGGGCAACAAGGCCAACGACAAGGTGTACTACCGCCACTCCGGTTTCCCGGGCGGCATCTACGGCACCAAGTTCAAGGACATGCAAGCCAAGCACCCCGGCCGCGCGCTGGAGAAGGCCGTGAAGGGCATGCTGCCCAAGGGGCCGCTGGGCTACGCGATGGTGAAGAAGCTGAAGGTGTACGCCGGTGGTTCCCACCCGCACGCCGCCCAGCAGCCCAAGGCGCTGGAAATCTAAGGAGCGGTGATGATCGGAAATTGGAACTACGGAACCGGCCGCCGCAAGTCTTCGGTGGCGCGCGTGTTCATCAAGAAGGGCACCGGCCAGATCCTCGTCAACGGCAAGCCCGTCGACCAGTACTTTGGCCGCCAGACGTCCATCATGGTCGTGCGCCAGCCGCTGGTGCTGACCGCCAATGACGCGGCGTTCGACGTCAAGGTCAACGTGCACGGCGGTGGCGAGTCCGGCCAAGCCGGTGCGGTGCGCCACGGCATCACCCGTGCGCTGATCGACTACGACGCGGCGCTCAAGCCGGAACTGAGCCGTGCTGGCTTTGTGACGCGTGATGCGCGTGAAGTCGAACGGAAGAAGGTCGGTCTGCACGGCGCCCGTCGCCGCAAGCAGTTCAGCAAGCGCTGACTTCCTGCCAGCTCGTGCAAAAAGGCCGCTATCGCGGCCTTTTTCGTTTCCAGAGCCGCTTGCACACACCTGCAAGCTTTCGACACAGGCCGCACCAAAAGGTGGCTCCTACAATCGCGCCTCCTGTAGCCGACCTGCCTCCCAGAACCCTTCCAATGCGCTGGAAATTGCTACGCCGACGGTTGTCGATCAGTGCCCCGCGCATGATCGTTCGCAGCCATCTGCCGTGGCCGCTGCGATGGGCGGTGGTGGCGCTGGTGTTCGGCTTCTCGGCAGCGCTGTCTTTGTGGGCGTTCGAGTTCGGCAAGAGCATCGCCGGCCTGGACAAGGACGCCAAGGCCGAGTTGGCCGAGTTGCGCATCGAAGTGGCCAAGCTGCGCGAAGAGCGCGAAGGCGCGCAGTCCATCGCCAATACGGCACAGAGCCTGCTGAAGGCGGAGAAGGTCGCCCAGGAGCGCCTCGCACAGCAGATCAAGCAGGTCGAGTCGGAAAACCTGTCGCTGAAAGCGGACCTGGGGTTCTTCGAACGGCTGCTCCCGGCGAGCGCCTCCGGGCTCAATGTCAGGGCCCTGCAGGCGGAGG
This genomic window contains:
- a CDS encoding DUF2726 domain-containing protein is translated as MLNLPNTYWALALGAIAALLVLALIVIVLRGRKPRPKPLPLEWALTGRPVFSTDERRIYRLLREALPHHIILSKLPLVRFCQPTDPSEVRYWYELLGTTHVTFAVCSANGRVLAAVDLDVERGHSHRAQQVKQAVLSTCRVRYMRCPVDRMPSVAELQLLVPHSGAAARAPEPMPPHTLNQARSSLASTVAHRRAERTALWQDSSLFQDSFFAPDSRLDAFTASDLVGLSDRPSSLAGSDDIGGVVVDGPGNAPRR
- a CDS encoding GNAT family N-acetyltransferase, which gives rise to MVSSTTSKLHTAPKPAPERLSWVPIRSLAERHRTRIATHIIGLSESDRYLRFGYPATDEQVQRYVESIDFERDEVFGIFNRRLELIAMAHLAYLPVPTQPEAPATAEFGVSVIGRARGRGYGARLFEHAVLHARNRGCERLFIHALSENAAMLKIARNAGASVERDGSESEAWLKLPPDSISSQVGELVGHQVAEFDYQLKLHAQRLSTWLKGAPEVKTHTVETDRTASE
- the rplM gene encoding 50S ribosomal protein L13, giving the protein MKTFSAKPAEVTHEWFVIDATDKVLGRVASEVALRLRGKHKAIYTPHVDTGDFIVVVNADKLRVTGNKANDKVYYRHSGFPGGIYGTKFKDMQAKHPGRALEKAVKGMLPKGPLGYAMVKKLKVYAGGSHPHAAQQPKALEI
- the rpsI gene encoding 30S ribosomal protein S9 — translated: MIGNWNYGTGRRKSSVARVFIKKGTGQILVNGKPVDQYFGRQTSIMVVRQPLVLTANDAAFDVKVNVHGGGESGQAGAVRHGITRALIDYDAALKPELSRAGFVTRDAREVERKKVGLHGARRRKQFSKR
- a CDS encoding DUF6776 family protein, which produces MIVRSHLPWPLRWAVVALVFGFSAALSLWAFEFGKSIAGLDKDAKAELAELRIEVAKLREEREGAQSIANTAQSLLKAEKVAQERLAQQIKQVESENLSLKADLGFFERLLPASASGLNVRALQAEAAGPGQVRFQVLIMQIGKNPPEFAGRYDIVLSGTLGDKPWTISQPGGPKPLQVKQSARLEGTVSYPQEAVVKTVQVKVTDNQGGVRATQTVKL